The genomic DNA AGACACGTTTGGCGAAATGTGTCCTTCCGGGTTTGAAGGCTGCAGCCCTTGGGATTCGGTCGAAGCGAACGAGTTCTGTTTTAGAACACCGCCGCTTGTCGCCCAGTCCGTGTCCCTTCGATCGCAGAAAACGCTTTCAGAGGTTTGAAAGCAGAATGCGGGGACCTGACGGttgctctttctccgtgTTTGAAAGATAAACTCTGGCTGAGTGCCGCCCACACCGCAGCCTTTATCGGGGATGTGATAACGCCGCAATGGGGAGCAGAAGCGTGAAGGGTCCCCGAATGCATGTTTCCAAAGACGAGACCGCGCCACGAACGTCCCGTGCTCATCAAAAAAGGCCTGGAAGGGGGAAGGCAAGCACAAGCGTGACGCTCGCACAGTGCAGGAGCTCTGTCCAGTGTCCGGCAAAAGAGCCGCCAAGCCATGAAGTTGCTCGTGCAGCACTGATGCCCCGTGGCCGCTGGGCATCAGTGGTCTTCTGAACTTGCGGGGCGCGGACCATGGTCTCGTGTTCGTACTAAAGCGTGACGCACAACAGGCAAGCAAGCTTGCAACAGCGACAGGAGAGCCTGTGATGGCTCTTGTGCAGAAAGGCCTCGAATATCGGAAAGAGACGGCCCCATGCTGTCTCAAGGCGTCTCCTACTGTGTTGCAGAGCAACAAACAAAGCAGGATGCCGAAGAATGGCATAATGAAGATGCAGCTGGAAATATACACCCGTACAGCAGTCGAGATGAGAATCACGCCGCCGGTCAGTAATTGACGGCCGCAGACAACCGCCAAAGAGGTGGGGAAGATACGTCCATCGAGTGGTCTTCAGGGTCGTCAAATGGTGCGTCACAACAGAGGCGTCGAGAAACGACTGTGTGGTGTTGTCCACTACACAGATCGTTACGTCTCGACCCGTCGGGCTCAAGGCgtgctcttcctcgtgccGCCTTCCCGACGCATCATTGTGGATAGAATTTGATCCCACGAGAAGCGACGGCTCCCAAATCACTCGGGATTTCCCTGAAAGTGCCCTTCTGTGAGTTTTTTCACACAAAAATTCACGGTTTGAACCGTCCCGTTGAGTCCCCGACAGACGAGCTGCCCCCCCGCGTCATGGTTGCGACTTTTCGCAGGTGGCGGGGACGGGCCAAGTTGAGAGGAGTCTTTTACTGCATTGGGCCCGTGACGGCTAACGGGCACATTGAACGCCCTGTTCAAAAAACAATCCTGCGCTCCACAGGCGTTCATCAACATGGAGTCGCTTCACTTTATTATATACATGCATCTGTGGACGCACGCAAAAGCCCCAAAATAACGACAGAGACCCGCAAATGCATGGCAGACGTTCGTGGCTTGTTGCAGTGCCCCCTGTCACTAGCAGTAAGCAGCGTGCGGCTgctcccgcctcctcctgTGCTTGTGTCGTAGTCTGAGGCAATCTGCGTAACAGAAGCCCGTCGGAGCAATTACTCTTGGACGAATCCTGCTTCAGTGTCTGCAAATAGTGATTCGATGCCGAAACGAACGCACACTGCTGGTTCCGGAGGCAGCAGACAACATCCATCAGTAATCAAGAGgacgaaaggagaacgaAATCAACCGAGTACACCTGTATCCTTGCTCGGAATGTATGTCACCAGCAAACGAAGTGAACACTCCCAAACAAAAGGGGTAGAAGGTACAGCATTAATATGCCTGTTGACGCTTCTCCTCAGACCGGATGACCGGCAGCTAGCCCGGGATGCTGGTTTCCTACGGCTTACCCCCTCCTGTCTTCGACATTGTCGAAGGCGTTCCGTTACCAGCAACACACATGTCTCTTGTTCACCGTCTTTGCACATCAGTACTGCAACTACAAGCTACTGAGTCCGATCAATGCACTTCTGTGATGCCTCGCGTTGATGTTGCGTCCCAAGCCTCCCACTGACTCCCGCTCTCTCACAGAAACCCAAGTCAAAGAAATAAAGCTTGAGCGTGAGCCGTACAAAGGGTTCTGAAAGAACTGCTGTCGGCCGTTGCACTCTCTTCATCGGAGTGCTCCTCAGATTTGGAGAGGTCAAAGGTGCTGCGTGCTATCCTTGGGCGCATGTGGATGCGCCTGACGTATGCGCATGAGCTCCTCCTTTAGGCTTGTCCACAATGCCCCCACTTTGCAAGGCACGTACGTGTGGTGGGGAGAGATTCGTAGAACTCCCTGGCAAGGCGCTTGCCTGGTTCACTACTGGCATTTCAGTTGTCTGTCAGTAAGATAGTTTTGGCTTTTCTGGATCCGAGTCATACTGATGCAGCATAAACTCGCAACGTTCCTTTCATGCGTGTAACCAGTGATTGGCTTTGCGTGTTGCATGAAACCATCAGAAGTGGCGATGATTTAGTATTAGGCGTTTTCCCGCGTGTCCCGTGTCATGCAGCGGTCCTTTGATAGAATGCTGAATACCAAGGATGGACAATAGGCGTCATAATTTGTGCACATCTTTGTCTTTCACGTTGCCCTCTAAGTAGAACCGGGTCAATCATAGCGACCGCATGACTCGACTTTGAGTCGCGTTTTCGGGCGCCTGATGCGGAGTGGATCAAGTTTTGGAGAGCTCTCGGTCAGCTCCGCGTGAACCCCATTCTGAAGAAAATTCCATGCAAAGGCAGCTGTGAGCTGGACAGAGGGACGCATGGCGGGTCTGATCCTTAGGCTGAAAAAGCCCGTGAAGTGACATGTGGGTATTAGTGCCTTAGAGATTTGGGACCCACACCTGCGAAGACGGACACATGCTTCGGGAACACACAACATGCCCATGGGGGGGTATGCAGCCGTCTGAGTTCCACTCGAGCAAGCCACGTGAACAGTCTCTTACCTGTGGAGAAATCAGGCCACAGCGCAACTGATGGGGCAGCGCCGTGCGGACACAAAACTATTCGCGCGAACAAACTGACGTCCGAGTCTGGCGCCGTGGCTCGGTTAGCCTGGTGCAACTAAAAGCCTTTCACCTTCGCCTCCTGATGGCGGTGCATAGACTAGGATGCTGTTCTGCTTAGCATTGTCGAAGGTGAATGTTCATTGAGTCTCTGCAGTCTAGTAATTCCTCGTGTTTATTAACGTGATGCCGACGTGCACAAAGGTCTCACTGCTTTTCGAGGTTGTTCTTCACCTGGCGTCGCCTAGCCTCCATCCTCGGTAACCTTTCGGGCTGTGGTGCTACGGAATGACATTCGCACTTGCACAAGAGAATTGAAGTTATCTGGCCCTCCTGCCTCCCTTGTGAGCAAAACAGGTTTCTCTAAAAACGTGTTCTGCCACCTGCGGGCCCTCTTGGAAGGGGGGGAGACGGGGGGATATGGCGTCCGGAGACACACGTTATATACGTGAGGGCATAGTCACTGTACTGGCTTTCCGAGAGTTGCACATGTGCTCCTAGATGCACGCCACCAGAGTGCATGGATGGTAGCTGTTTCAACTGTTTGTACCCCATGCCTTAGGTGTTGTCGAGCCATGATGCTGGCATGTGGCATGACAGTGGATATAAAGAAGTCATTGAAAAAACATTTTTACTACGAAGAGCTGTTGTCGAGATGAGAGGAATACATTATCAGTGATAAACGAATTTTTGAATGGAAAGTAATCTTTGTGGATCAGGCTGATCCTGATCCTGAGCCGTGCGGTGTTAGCTGTGTCTGGCTTAGAGGCGCATGAAGGCCCACGCAGCGGTGTACGACCAGGGATCGAGATGGATCGGGGAACCTCAGGTTTCTCAGAAAAAATGACTGACAAAATCAGTTCGCAGAGTTCGCTGTGAAGACACCGTCGCGTTCTGGGAGCGTTCACGTGGAGGGAAAAAAACATTCAACCAGCCTCTGCATCACACCCATCGTTTCCATCCAGCCATGCCCCCACGTCATCGCGCTCCACATGATACAACGAACAAAATGTAGCAAGTGAGTCTTCAGGTGTCACAGCACACTCGGTGGCGGCGGCGACAATCCTGTCCCTTATTTCGACTTTGGTGCTCAACGGCCTTCCCAAGAGTGGATAAGAAAAACGAACAGCTCCAGGGACAACGAAAGAGCCCCTCGAGGCCCCCGGATAGTGCGTACGTCTACCcgctttctgcatgcgtagAGCTGAAGCTTCACACACGTTTCATGATCCTTCTGTCCGTTCAATTAATGTTGACTTGGCTCTGCTGTCCAGGAGCAAGAGGCGTGACAGACACTTGTACGTATGGTCCTTCGCCACCGGCTGGATGCTGCGACGCCTGCGCCATTGCGGCCTGCTGAGCTTGAATGGCCTCGGCGTTaggcgctggagacggaggcgcagaTCCAACGGCACCACCAGCACTCACAGGAGTGATTGCGCCGCTCGGATGCTGATCAGATCGAAGCGAGGTGGGGATATGATCTTTCGACCAGCCTGCCCAGCCAGCAGGGGGTGCACCGCCGTCCCATCCCTGAGGAGTTGGCATAGTCGGATATCCCTGCTGTGCCAGAATTTCGACCGTGCTCTGCATGGTTCCCAGCTGCGGTCACACGCACGGACACAAGACAAACAAATCTTAGGACTTGTACTCACGATTCCGTTGTGGGACACGTTCGCGAGCGAGTCTGTTTGGTAGGCTTGCCGCGGATGGTAGCCACAGGCTGACGGGCGACGGGAACAACTGCATCTCGTTGCCTCTGCGTGTGCATTGCACATGAGGGTTGCTTGATAACGAAGAAAAAACTCACCTCAACAGGTTGTTGCTCACGTCGGGGCATGCAGCACGCCGACAACGAATAGCAAGGATGGCCTGGCGTGACAATGCCTTCCACGCCTTCCTGGCTGCCCTGGTAGTACAAAGGAAGGAGTTTGGGGTTACCCATAGCTTCCTTGGGAACGGGGTGTTCAATGGTGCGCTGCACGTGGACAGGGACAGGCACCTCCTTGTAGCGGGGCTCGATCTTGGGGCAAAGATATTCCTGGACAATTTGGAGTTCGACAGGGACGGGAACATTACGGTCAACGATCTTCTCAACCGGAATCGGGCGGTAGTGGGTCATGGGCACTTCGACCGGCTTGGGAATGTGACGGTACTGCGGGGTCATAACATTGCGGTAAGTGTGTTGGATGTGGGGGACTTCGACGACCTTCTCCACATCAACGACTTTCTCCATGACCACCGGCTTCGGCACCTCGACGACCTCTTCCTCCTGAATGACCTGGACCGCCTCCAACGGTTTCTCAATCACAACGTCGCGGTAGTCCACTTGGCTGATTTCGACAATCTTTTCCTTTACAACTTTGCGCGGGACAGGAATAACGCGTTCTTGCACCACGACGCGTGGAACCTCGATGATTTTCTCTTGGTAGACATATTGAGGGACTTCGACGATTTTGTCAACAACCTATCACACCACGATCCACAAAAGCACGGAGTCACTATGAATACACTGAAGGTCTCATATTAAGGTTCAACTGGGAATATTGCTTTCGGGTGGCGTTGCATGTGGCGGTATGGGACACTTGGGAACTTTAAAAAAAACAATGTGAATATTCTGGTTCGACGGGAGGTGGTAACGCTATGTATCTTTCTTAGAGTCTAATGCGGATGCGTGCACAATGCGCACAGTCGAAAATGGGGGATCGCCGTGTAGGCATCCGAGGCACGTACCTTAACTTGAGGCACCTCGATAATTTTTTGCTGGTACACGGGCTTGTTGACGTGTCTGACGCGTTCTTGGATGATGGGCTTGGCGACATGTGTCACCTTCTCGTGCACAACGTGTTGCGGCACCTCGACGATTCTGTCGACATACTGCACTTGAGGGACTTCAATGACTCGTTCCTGGATTTCCTCCTTCAGCACCTCGACAACTCGTTCCTAAAAAACACCGAACGGACTCTGAGCACTTCCTTTCCACAAAACTGCGGCGCATATTTATCCACACGACTCACCATGTACGGCACCGTGCCGGTCCAATCAGTGGGTTGACACCCCGACATCATATTTCTTTCCAGACTCGCTTATAGATATTTGGTGAAACGAAAACTAGCCTGAAGCAGGATCGACGAACTTCCACGCTGAGACGGAACCATTCCGAAAACTAGCAGCGCCTGTGTAGGAATCTGTTCTTTCGACTACTTAGCGGCCAGCTAGATACTTCCTGTGCGCGCAGCCCGCGACCTTGTTGGGGGTAGTAGTCAACATTTTGTGTGTATTCTGTGCGACTAACCAAGAAATCTCACCTGGACAAGAGGCTCGAGAATCCGAGCTTCTCCTTGGGTGGCAACAACTCCAGACACGAGGCGGCTTCCTTGAGTCTGTTGCGCTTGAAGAGCCGCTCCAGAGCCCTGCTCGCCCTCACAGGGAGCGCACGGCTGGCAGCACTCAGAAAACATGgtgacaaggaagaagacaactttgtgaaggagaaacaaaaaaacgTCTCTACGGCAAAGTGCAAACGCACTTCAGTCACCTGTTTCTGGAGCGCTTGCGCACGTTCGCCGCGAGAAATTTTCTCTGTGCGCGGACGAGGTGTTTTTCCACAACTCAAGGAAGAAGTGCGCAACGGTAAATGTTTGGGGCTGGACAGGTTCCGCGTCCCCTTGCAGAAAATTTGCGCAAAGAGAGATGCCCCGCTCAACTTTGAAAAAGGATAAAAATCGAGAACAGCGACTCGAGTGTTTGTTCGTTCCACAATAAAACTTGCGCCAGTCGAGAACAAGCAGATATATttacagagagaggcgacgcgctgcGCGTAAGCCACACTCGTGTCCGATGCGAGAATTTCCACCTAGCAATCGCAGGCCGGAGGACAACAGGACCAACCCAGGTAAAACAGCTCAAATGTCCCAGCGGTCGCTCTCAAGCTAAACTGGAGCTGTAGAAACCGCGCCACCCCAGGCAGCTTGACCTTGCGCAGACGCGCAGCCGGTCTTCGGGGGTATGTCACCGCCAGCGACAGGGTTCCTGGTCTTGTCCCCGACAAGCGCGAGACCGGAGAAGCGGGCGCACCGTCCTTCCAGCGTTCTCGTCTGCTGCGCGCCGCACCGTCAACCGCTCGACGCCTGTGCTGGCAGTTAGCTGGGTGACTTGGTCGTCCCGGAAAACAGCGCGGTTATACCCACGGTGCTGGCATGGATCTTGCTGGTTACGTCCTGGGGTCTGCGCAAACAGAAACCGACAGCACCAACAGCTCCGGCGCTGTCGAGAGGGACGAGGTGCTCTCTCGTCTGGTCGCGAACTGTATTTCTAGGGCGTGTCGAGCGATACGAGAAGACTCGGGTTCCGAAGCGCTGCGCTGCCGCGTAGTCTCTGCGCGATGTGTGTCGCGGCTCGCTTCGCGAGAAGACCATACGCGGTTTGAATCGCCTCTTGCACGCGCTGTTCGCGGCACGTCTCTTACTCAAGGACATCGGCGGTGAAGCTTGGCTGGTCATCGCTGGCAGTTGAGCCAGGCACGATTCTTTTCAGAAATCTTTTTGTGTCACGATTTCTAAGGCGCCTgtgcttcgccgtcgtcttcttttttaGTTGGCATTTTCTATGTAGTCTTGAACTTTTCAGTCAAGATATCCGTCTTCCTTACAAACGTAGTTTTGGACGCAGCCTGGCCTAACGAAAAGACTTCGGCCACCGTCCCTGTCCGTCGTGGCGCCGACATTCCTAAACAGCAGCGATTTTTTGAGCCTCGAAGCTGGCTGAAACGCAGCACATTTCCCACTATTGAGTCAACATCAGGGTGGAGTTTGGACTGTGGGTTTCCATTGGATTATCCTATCTCCCTCGGGAAAAAAACTCGTTAGAAAGCAGTGTTTTTGTTGTTCTTGCGTACTTCTCGTGGCTCGACCGCGAGCCAGACTAGGGCCAGCCACATTGTGTCTGATTTGCACCCAGTCgccttgtgtgtgtgtgtgccgagGAATCTCTCTCGGATACTTCCCACCTTCAAAGATTAGTATCCGTGTTTGTCGTCAGAATGTTTCAGAAGTGCGCCGATGCGTGCGGCGATTGCTGCCAGCCTGCTGACCAGCAGCGCGCCCATGCCACACTTCCCCCGCACGTGGTTCTGACTCAGAACTCCGACAGCCCGACCGTCCGTATGGCCGCCGGGCCTACTTCACCATCAGCTTTGCAACAGCTCCATGCCACGCAGGAATCTGTCAGATCTGTCACCCTTGAAGAACGGGCTGACCGGTCTCGAAcagtcgccctcgccgaACAGACCGACAGACAATGGGTGAGAGAAACGTTTGCCGTCTCGACCACCCACTAAACACCTGTACCGCGAGCCTCTGAAGTGCTGAGGTCGAAATCTAATGTTCGTGGACAGAAGCCTTGGTAATGAACAGATCGCCAGCGTCAGTAACGCCGTGGATCAGTCTTGCGTATCGTACTTGTCTTCAGACAATACCTGTTTGTGCAGATACGGCCTTTGTACTCGCCTTCGTGCAGAAGTATGCGCCAAGCAGTGTTGGTACTACACCGTAGGACGCACAGGTGGTACCGGTGGCCTGCGGGGAATGGAAATTGTTAGAAGCGATGCATACCGAGGGGTCCGTCTTGCACGTGAACAGCTTTTAAGGCAGACGTTACCAAACGAATGTGTTGCAGAGAAGCGTGATGGCGGTTCGACAGATTCTGAGGGATGTAGGATCGACGAGTTCTTACAGTCTTGTTTTTTTCCATGCGGTCCATCAGGTCGCCATCACTGCCTACCAGCCTATCGATACAGTGACGAAGACCGTCGAGGTGCCGGTTGTCCGCACAGTGGAGACCTACGTCCCCAAGGTTGTTGTTGAGGAGAAGATTGTCGAAGTGCCCAAATACGTCCCGGAATACGTTGAGAAGGTAagaggagcggcgccgtGTAAGAATTTCAAAATCCCGTGCACAATATGAAATTGCGTGACGATGGTACGTCAGTTTCCGACGGTTTTTGATGTCTTCGCAGGTGGTTGAGGTACCTGAGGTCCAGTACGTCGACAAAATCGTCGAAGTACCCGAGTACCAGTACGAGTACAAATATGTGCCCAAGGTCGAAACCAAGGAAAACATCATTCAGCGCCCGAAATACGAAACCAAGTACATCGAGAAGGTTGTTGAGGTCCCCCAGGTCAAGGAAGTCGTGCGCTACCAGGAAGTcgaggaagtcgaggaaaTCATTCGGTAGGGTTCTCTTGCACTGTTGTCACAAATGAAGTGGACATATCGCGCGATGCTTCAGTTCCTGGTGTGGACTACGAATCAGAGGAATAAACCGGACTGAAAAGTACGGTGAAGGAAGAGGTGGTAGCGGTGTCAGTTTCCTTTCCGTTTATCCGGACTGGGTTTTCCTGTTGGTGTGGTCGCTGCCAGGTACGTGCCGAAGGACTCCGTTGTTCCGGAAGAATGGAAGCGCATCCAGGAGGAGCAAGATAAGCGTGAGGCGGAGTTGAAgcagaaggaggagaaggaagaggaagagctgAAAGGACTCTTGGACGAGGAGCGCAAACTGCATGAGGAGAGAATGCAGCAGCAGATTAAAATCCAGCAGCAAATCATCCAGCAGCAACTGAGTGCCCGGGCCGAACAGGAACGGCTGCTCAAGCAGAAGTGCGAGTCTGAGGCCGTTCACTTCCCAGTGGTGGAGGGTGCCCCTCCAGTAAGTCTCGGTGTCATTCACCAGCCTATATGTGGTCCCGTCTGTATAGCTCACTATTTGAAAGACCGTGCTAGTCCTTACGCTGTGGCAAACGTTGCACAGTgagggaagaggccgagacgTGGCATTCCGAATACCGTCGGGTTCACACCCGTTGTCGTTGGCGCGCGCACCCTGTTTGTAATTTTCCCGTTTTGTGTATGGCGCATGCTTCTGTTGTCAGCTCCCGGCGATC from Neospora caninum Liverpool complete genome, chromosome VIII includes the following:
- a CDS encoding putative membrane skeletal protein IMC1, whose product is MFSECCQPCAPCEGEQGSGAALQAQQTQGSRLVSGVVATQGEARILEPLVQERVVEVLKEEIQERVIEVPQVQYVDRIVEVPQHVVHEKVTHVAKPIIQERVRHVNKPVYQQKIIEVPQVKVVDKIVEVPQYVYQEKIIEVPRVVVQERVIPVPRKVVKEKIVEISQVDYRDVVIEKPLEAVQVIQEEEVVEVPKPVVMEKVVDVEKVVEVPHIQHTYRNVMTPQYRHIPKPVEVPMTHYRPIPVEKIVDRNVPVPVELQIVQEYLCPKIEPRYKEVPVPVHVQRTIEHPVPKEAMGNPKLLPLYYQGSQEGVEGIVTPGHPCYSLSACCMPRREQQPVEGWDGGAPPAGWAGWSKDHIPTSLRSDQHPSGAITPVSAGGAVGSAPPSPAPNAEAIQAQQAAMAQASQHPAGGEGPYVQVSVTPLAPGQQSQVNIN